In Lysobacter luteus, a single window of DNA contains:
- a CDS encoding GAF domain-containing protein, which produces MIDPAANGNFDLDACLRAPVHLSGAIQPHGYLVSCSLADWRIRHVSANVETLLGMLPGELVGQPVNEFIEEDVLSQVSDAIAALATGDATAQRVCTANVGALMTICDVTVHAVDGLLHIELEPQPTRGDTRAPTAIAQRMIAQLGQDDVGHDFFRQVAAQVAGLTGYDRVMVYRFREDDSGEVIAEVAADGMEPYLGLRYPATDIPPPARALYLRNRIRIIPDASYEAVPVVPGADASGAPLDLSQHVLRSVAPVHLEYLRNMGVAASMSISIISGGRLWGLIACHHRVPRRVSASARAAADLFGMFVSMRVAAREQERTMERFDRAQRLREAMVVRLAQARDFDQALADELELVREVLECDGAGLAVAGRWHASGRAPASRDPAPLLAWAAGHGPDEVVMTDRADDWNTPALAAPGLAGLLAINLGAPGEWLFLFRVEQVEEVSWAGQPHKALVATDDGQRLAPRKSFATWRETVSGRGRPWSGSDRRGAERLHRVLREQRGRSRARDPRDVDGRYQRQALHDQKLRLDNVAMLLEGLVHLDAAETAGISARIDRLEADLHRLMHQTRPARLLAADGDERERVLS; this is translated from the coding sequence ATGATCGACCCGGCAGCCAACGGCAACTTCGACCTGGACGCATGTCTCCGGGCACCGGTGCACCTGTCGGGGGCAATCCAGCCGCACGGCTACCTGGTGAGTTGCTCGTTGGCTGACTGGCGCATCCGGCACGTCTCCGCAAACGTGGAAACGCTGCTGGGCATGCTGCCCGGCGAGCTGGTCGGCCAGCCGGTCAACGAGTTCATCGAGGAGGACGTGCTGTCGCAGGTGTCCGACGCGATCGCGGCCCTCGCGACCGGCGACGCCACGGCCCAGCGCGTATGCACCGCGAACGTCGGCGCCTTGATGACGATCTGCGATGTCACCGTGCATGCGGTCGATGGCCTGCTGCACATCGAACTGGAGCCGCAGCCGACGCGCGGCGACACGCGCGCTCCGACGGCGATCGCGCAACGGATGATCGCCCAGCTAGGACAGGACGATGTCGGCCACGACTTCTTCCGGCAGGTGGCGGCGCAGGTGGCCGGGCTGACCGGCTACGACCGCGTCATGGTCTACCGCTTCCGCGAGGACGACTCCGGGGAGGTCATTGCCGAGGTCGCCGCCGACGGCATGGAGCCCTACCTGGGCCTGCGTTACCCGGCCACCGACATCCCGCCGCCGGCGCGCGCGCTGTACCTGCGCAACCGCATCCGGATCATTCCTGACGCGTCGTACGAGGCGGTGCCGGTCGTGCCGGGGGCCGACGCCTCCGGTGCGCCGCTCGACCTCAGCCAGCACGTGCTGCGCAGCGTGGCGCCGGTCCACCTGGAGTACCTGCGCAACATGGGCGTCGCGGCGTCGATGTCGATCTCGATCATCAGCGGTGGCCGCCTGTGGGGGCTGATCGCATGCCACCACCGCGTGCCGCGACGGGTGTCGGCCAGCGCACGCGCGGCGGCCGACCTGTTTGGCATGTTCGTCTCGATGCGCGTCGCCGCCCGCGAGCAGGAGCGCACGATGGAGCGGTTCGACCGGGCCCAGCGGCTGCGCGAGGCGATGGTGGTGCGGCTGGCACAGGCGCGCGATTTCGACCAGGCGCTGGCCGATGAACTCGAGCTCGTCCGCGAGGTGCTCGAATGCGATGGCGCCGGGCTCGCGGTCGCCGGGCGCTGGCATGCCAGCGGCCGCGCGCCCGCGTCGCGTGATCCCGCGCCACTGCTGGCGTGGGCGGCGGGCCACGGCCCGGACGAGGTGGTGATGACCGACCGCGCCGACGACTGGAACACCCCCGCGCTCGCCGCGCCCGGCCTGGCCGGGCTGCTGGCGATCAACCTGGGCGCGCCGGGTGAATGGCTGTTCCTGTTCCGGGTCGAACAGGTCGAGGAGGTGAGCTGGGCCGGCCAACCGCACAAGGCGCTGGTGGCCACCGACGACGGCCAGCGGCTGGCCCCGCGCAAGAGTTTCGCGACCTGGCGGGAAACCGTTTCCGGCAGGGGCCGGCCATGGTCCGGCAGCGACCGCCGCGGCGCCGAGCGCCTGCACCGCGTGTTGCGGGAACAGCGCGGCCGCTCCCGTGCCCGCGACCCCCGGGATGTCGACGGCCGCTACCAGCGGCAGGCATTGCATGACCAGAAGCTGCGCCTGGACAACGTGGCGATGCTGCTGGAAGGCCTGGTCCACCTGGATGCGGCGGAAACGGCGGGCATCAGCGCACGTATCGACCGGCTGGAAGCCGACCTCCACCGCCTGATGCACCAGACCCGGCCGGCGCGGCTGCTCGCCGCCGACGGGGATGAACGGGAGCGGGTGCTGTCCTGA
- the polA gene encoding DNA polymerase I, which yields MKRLVLIDGSSYLYRAFHALPPLTNDAGEPTGALFGVVNMLRAHLKEQPDYIAYVVDAPGKTFRDDLDPQYKANRPPMPDELRAQVQPMCDIVQALGIDIIRVPDVEADDVIGTLAVQAANAGVDVTVSTSDKDFAQLVRPCVSVDGDECAGIVMVNTMSGSRLDSDQAVIDKFGVRADQIIDYLALMGDKIDNIPGVEKCGPKTAAKWLAEYGTLDGVIANADAIKGKIGDNLRAVLDRLPLNRTLTTIRTDLELERNHDELPLRERDADALRVLYARYGFKQALRELDAGNGTVAGDAAADRAGVRNTAAGYARAATAPAAVDPALSAPGEYETVLNQSQLREWVARLEAADEFAFDTETDSLDALCARLVGLSLAVEPGRACYIPLGHDYPGAPAQLDREVVLAALRPLLADPGRRKVGHNGKYDLHVLRCHGVEVRGYADDTMLESFVFNATASRHDMDSLASRYLGYETVKYADVAGKGAKQITFNQVAIDDATRYGAEDADITLRLHRVLSPRLAADPALERVYRGIEVPLVPVLERVEANGVLVDAAELRRQSADLGARMLAAQQRATELAGRTFNLDSPKQVCALLFEELKLPALVKTPKGQPSANEEALEAIADLHELPRVILDYRSLAKLRSTYTDKLPLMINAESGRVHTSYHQSGAATGRLSSSDPNLQNIPIRTDDGRRIRKAFIAPEGRRIVACDYSQIELRIMAHLSEDPALLRAFASGADIHKATAAEVFGKTLETVEPGERRAAKAINFGLMYGMSAFGLAKQLGVSRGEAQDYIGLYFSRYPGVREFMDRTRQQARDQGYVETVFGRRLYLENISARNQGLRAGAERAAINAPMQGTAADIIKRAMVDIDGWLAGYRSGGGDAPALMIMQVHDELVFEVEAGFVDTLLAEVVPRMAAAAELKVPLVVDSGVGMDWDEAH from the coding sequence ATGAAACGACTAGTCCTGATCGACGGCTCCAGCTACCTCTATCGCGCCTTCCACGCGCTGCCTCCCCTGACCAACGACGCAGGCGAGCCGACCGGTGCGCTGTTCGGCGTGGTCAACATGCTGCGCGCGCACCTGAAGGAGCAGCCGGACTACATCGCCTACGTGGTCGACGCACCGGGCAAGACGTTCCGCGACGACCTCGACCCGCAGTACAAGGCCAACCGCCCGCCGATGCCCGACGAGCTGCGTGCGCAGGTGCAGCCGATGTGCGACATCGTCCAGGCGCTGGGGATCGACATCATCCGCGTGCCCGACGTCGAGGCCGACGATGTCATCGGCACGCTGGCGGTGCAGGCCGCCAATGCCGGTGTCGATGTGACGGTGTCCACCAGCGACAAGGACTTCGCCCAACTCGTGCGGCCCTGCGTGAGTGTCGACGGCGACGAGTGCGCCGGCATCGTGATGGTCAATACGATGAGCGGCAGCCGGCTCGACAGCGATCAGGCGGTGATCGACAAGTTCGGGGTGCGCGCCGACCAGATCATCGATTACCTCGCGCTGATGGGCGACAAGATCGACAACATCCCCGGTGTCGAGAAGTGCGGTCCGAAAACCGCCGCCAAGTGGCTGGCCGAGTACGGCACGCTCGACGGGGTCATCGCCAACGCCGACGCGATCAAGGGCAAGATCGGCGACAACCTGCGGGCGGTGCTCGACCGGCTGCCGCTCAACCGCACGCTCACCACCATCCGCACGGACCTTGAGCTGGAGCGCAATCACGACGAGCTGCCCCTGCGCGAACGCGACGCCGACGCGCTGCGCGTGCTGTACGCGCGCTACGGCTTCAAGCAGGCGCTGCGAGAGCTCGACGCCGGCAATGGCACCGTGGCCGGCGATGCCGCCGCCGACCGCGCTGGCGTGCGCAACACCGCCGCCGGCTATGCCCGCGCCGCCACCGCGCCGGCCGCGGTCGACCCGGCGCTGTCGGCGCCGGGCGAGTACGAGACCGTGCTCAACCAATCGCAGCTGCGCGAATGGGTCGCGCGCCTGGAGGCCGCTGACGAGTTCGCCTTCGACACCGAGACCGACTCGCTCGACGCGCTGTGTGCGCGGCTGGTGGGGCTGAGCCTGGCGGTCGAGCCTGGCCGCGCGTGCTACATCCCGCTCGGGCACGACTACCCCGGCGCGCCCGCGCAGCTGGACCGCGAGGTGGTGCTGGCGGCGCTGCGGCCGCTGCTGGCCGATCCGGGCCGGCGCAAGGTCGGCCACAACGGCAAGTACGACCTGCACGTGCTGCGCTGCCACGGCGTCGAGGTGCGCGGCTACGCCGACGACACCATGCTTGAAAGCTTCGTGTTCAACGCCACGGCCAGCCGCCACGACATGGACTCGCTGGCCAGCCGCTACCTGGGTTACGAAACCGTCAAGTACGCCGACGTGGCCGGCAAGGGCGCCAAGCAGATCACCTTCAACCAGGTCGCGATCGACGATGCGACCCGTTATGGCGCCGAGGATGCCGACATCACCCTGCGGCTGCACCGGGTGCTGTCGCCGCGGCTGGCCGCCGACCCGGCGCTGGAGCGCGTGTACCGCGGGATCGAGGTGCCGCTGGTACCGGTGCTGGAGCGGGTCGAAGCCAACGGCGTGCTGGTCGACGCCGCCGAGCTGCGGCGGCAGTCGGCCGACCTTGGGGCGCGGATGCTCGCCGCCCAGCAGCGCGCCACCGAGCTGGCCGGGCGCACGTTCAACCTCGACTCGCCCAAGCAGGTCTGCGCGCTCCTGTTCGAGGAGTTGAAGCTGCCGGCGCTGGTAAAGACGCCCAAGGGCCAGCCGTCGGCCAACGAGGAGGCGCTCGAGGCGATCGCCGACCTGCACGAGCTGCCCCGGGTGATCCTGGACTACCGCAGCCTGGCCAAGTTGCGCAGCACCTACACCGACAAGCTGCCGTTGATGATCAACGCCGAATCAGGCCGGGTGCACACCAGCTACCACCAGTCGGGCGCGGCGACCGGCCGGCTGTCGTCGTCGGACCCGAACCTGCAGAACATCCCGATCCGCACCGACGATGGCCGCCGCATCCGCAAGGCGTTCATCGCGCCGGAAGGCCGCCGGATCGTCGCCTGCGACTATTCGCAGATCGAGCTGCGGATCATGGCCCACCTGTCGGAGGACCCTGCGCTTCTGCGTGCGTTCGCGTCCGGCGCCGATATCCACAAGGCGACCGCCGCCGAGGTGTTCGGCAAAACCCTGGAGACGGTCGAGCCGGGCGAGCGCCGCGCGGCCAAAGCGATCAACTTCGGGCTGATGTACGGGATGAGCGCGTTCGGCCTGGCCAAGCAGCTGGGCGTGTCGCGCGGCGAGGCGCAGGACTACATCGGCCTGTACTTCAGCCGCTATCCGGGCGTGCGCGAGTTCATGGACCGCACCCGCCAGCAGGCGCGCGACCAGGGCTACGTGGAGACCGTGTTCGGACGCCGGCTGTACCTGGAGAACATCAGCGCCCGCAACCAGGGCCTGCGCGCCGGTGCCGAGCGCGCGGCGATCAATGCGCCGATGCAGGGCACCGCGGCCGACATCATCAAGCGGGCGATGGTCGACATCGACGGCTGGCTGGCGGGGTACCGCAGCGGCGGCGGCGACGCCCCCGCGCTGATGATCATGCAGGTGCACGACGAACTGGTGTTCGAGGTCGAGGCAGGGTTCGTCGATACCCTGTTGGCGGAGGTGGTCCCCCGTATGGCCGCGGCGGCCGAGCTCAAGGTGCCGCTGGTGGTCGACAGCGGGGTGGGCATGGACTGGGACGAGGCGCACTGA
- a CDS encoding cupin domain-containing protein: protein MKGFVDDIEKLTTGNSDFRRVLYTGKHMQLVLMAIPPGGEIGAEVHDTHDQFLRVEEGRGEVVIDGTTSAIADDFAIIVPAGARHNVINTGDTPLKLYTLYAPPEHRLDVVHPTQPDAESDDEHFDGRTTE, encoded by the coding sequence GTGAAAGGCTTTGTAGACGACATCGAGAAACTCACCACCGGAAACAGCGACTTCCGCCGCGTGCTGTACACCGGCAAGCACATGCAACTGGTCCTGATGGCGATCCCGCCCGGCGGGGAAATCGGCGCCGAGGTCCACGACACCCACGACCAGTTCCTGCGGGTCGAGGAAGGGCGCGGCGAGGTGGTCATCGACGGCACCACCTCCGCGATCGCCGACGACTTCGCGATCATCGTTCCGGCGGGCGCCCGCCACAACGTCATCAACACCGGGGACACGCCGCTCAAGCTGTACACGCTGTACGCGCCGCCCGAGCACCGCCTGGACGTGGTTCACCCGACCCAGCCCGACGCCGAGTCCGACGACGAGCATTTCGACGGCCGCACTACCGAGTAG
- the chaB gene encoding putative cation transport regulator ChaB, with amino-acid sequence MPYDRISDLPDSVRDNVPKHAQEIYKEAFNSAWDEYSDSDDRRGDASREETAHKVAWNAVKQKYEKGDDDKWHAR; translated from the coding sequence ATGCCGTACGACCGGATCTCCGACCTCCCCGACTCCGTCCGCGACAACGTGCCCAAGCACGCGCAGGAGATCTACAAGGAGGCGTTCAACAGCGCCTGGGACGAGTACAGCGATTCCGACGACCGCCGCGGCGACGCCTCTCGCGAAGAGACCGCGCACAAGGTCGCGTGGAACGCCGTCAAGCAGAAGTACGAGAAGGGTGATGACGACAAGTGGCACGCCAGGTAG
- a CDS encoding DUF2782 domain-containing protein, translating into MRTALLAPLALTLALAACATTPADPTAGLQDPDVTRTVAENGDVIEQYRVNGQLKVVKVTPSRGPVYYLMDQDGDGRPDDEGPVSPVWWKLFDWN; encoded by the coding sequence ATGCGCACCGCACTGCTCGCACCGCTCGCCCTGACCCTCGCGCTCGCCGCCTGCGCCACCACGCCCGCGGACCCCACCGCCGGGCTGCAGGACCCCGACGTCACCCGCACCGTTGCCGAGAACGGCGACGTGATCGAGCAGTACCGCGTCAATGGCCAGCTCAAGGTGGTCAAGGTCACGCCGTCGCGCGGGCCGGTGTACTACCTGATGGACCAGGACGGCGACGGGCGCCCCGACGACGAAGGCCCGGTGTCACCGGTATGGTGGAAGCTGTTCGACTGGAACTGA
- a CDS encoding NAD(P)/FAD-dependent oxidoreductase, whose translation MHGQPHVVIVGGGFAGLWATRALARDAVRITLVDRRNHHLFQPLLYQVATAGLSAPDIAAPLRHILRRQGNVEVRLGEVTAIDTAGRQVRLADGGVLDYDFLLLASGATHAYFGHDDWATAAPGLKTLEDALAIRRRVLLAFERAEAASDPDQRAAWLEFAVVGGGPTGVELAGTLAEIARHTLRDEFRRIDPAQARVRLIEAGPRVLSSFPESLSAKAATQLRRLGVEVVTGRPVAHIDDQGYTLELGDGRQERVPARTVLWAAGVAASPLGALLQAERDHAGRVLVGPDLSIPGRPEVFVAGDLASVRQGDRAVPGVAPAAKQMGRHVGDAIRARLASRPAPGFRYRDFGNLATIGRMAAVVDLHGLKLSGIVAWWFWLVAHVFFLIGFRNRLAVLTNWAWAYWTYQRHARIIFGPSRPRGATGDTDDTGDAPAERRR comes from the coding sequence ATGCACGGGCAACCACACGTGGTGATCGTCGGCGGCGGGTTCGCCGGGCTATGGGCGACCCGGGCGCTCGCCCGCGACGCGGTGCGCATCACCCTGGTCGACCGCCGCAACCACCACCTGTTCCAGCCGCTGCTCTACCAGGTGGCTACCGCCGGCCTGTCGGCGCCCGATATCGCCGCACCGCTGCGGCACATCCTGCGCCGTCAGGGCAATGTCGAAGTGCGGCTGGGCGAGGTGACCGCCATCGATACCGCCGGGCGACAGGTGCGGCTGGCCGATGGCGGCGTGCTCGACTACGATTTCCTGCTGCTGGCCAGTGGCGCCACCCATGCCTACTTCGGCCACGACGACTGGGCCACCGCCGCGCCCGGCCTGAAGACGCTCGAGGATGCGTTGGCGATCCGCCGGCGGGTGCTGCTCGCGTTCGAGCGCGCGGAGGCGGCCAGCGATCCGGACCAGCGCGCGGCCTGGCTGGAGTTCGCTGTCGTCGGTGGCGGACCAACCGGGGTCGAGCTGGCCGGCACCCTGGCCGAGATCGCCCGGCACACCTTGCGCGACGAATTCCGCCGGATCGACCCGGCACAGGCGCGGGTGCGTCTGATCGAGGCCGGTCCGCGGGTGCTGTCATCTTTCCCCGAATCGCTGTCGGCCAAGGCCGCGACCCAGTTGCGACGGCTCGGGGTGGAGGTGGTGACCGGGCGGCCGGTCGCCCACATCGACGACCAGGGCTACACCCTGGAGCTCGGGGACGGGCGGCAGGAGCGCGTGCCGGCGCGCACGGTCCTGTGGGCCGCCGGCGTCGCCGCATCGCCACTGGGCGCGCTGCTGCAGGCCGAGCGCGACCATGCCGGACGGGTGCTGGTGGGGCCCGACCTGTCCATCCCGGGGCGGCCGGAAGTCTTCGTCGCCGGCGACCTGGCCAGCGTGCGGCAGGGCGACCGCGCGGTACCGGGGGTTGCCCCGGCCGCCAAGCAGATGGGTCGCCACGTCGGCGACGCCATCCGCGCGCGGCTCGCGTCGCGGCCCGCGCCTGGGTTCCGCTACCGCGACTTCGGCAACCTCGCCACCATCGGTCGGATGGCCGCGGTGGTCGACCTGCATGGACTGAAGCTGTCGGGCATCGTGGCCTGGTGGTTCTGGCTGGTCGCCCACGTGTTCTTCCTGATCGGCTTCCGCAACCGGCTGGCGGTGCTGACCAACTGGGCCTGGGCGTACTGGACTTACCAGCGCCATGCCCGGATCATCTTCGGCCCATCCCGGCCCCGCGGTGCGACCGGAGACACCGACGACACCGGCGACGCGCCCGCTGAGCGCAGGCGATGA
- a CDS encoding NYN domain-containing protein: MAQDEKRIALLIDADNAPAAKLDVILAEVARHGVANVRRAYGDWKNPHLKSWEACLHQYAIRPVQQFAYSRGKNASDMAMVIDAMDLLYARNLDGFAIVSSDADFTPLVMRLLTDGVKVYGFGEKKTPDPFVNACSVFTYVEALGQQDSGAATATQQPRTAAELRGDARLLQMLRGAVEFASGEDGWAHLGAVGQQIGNQASFDSRNYGYRKLSDLIEASDLFEVRRDEQSVWVRDKPKARKAAQRPRKTAKPAPPATQ, translated from the coding sequence GTGGCGCAAGACGAAAAACGCATCGCCCTGCTGATCGACGCCGACAATGCGCCGGCGGCCAAGCTCGACGTGATCCTCGCGGAGGTCGCGCGCCACGGTGTTGCCAACGTGCGGCGGGCCTACGGCGACTGGAAGAACCCGCACCTCAAGAGCTGGGAGGCGTGCCTGCACCAGTACGCGATCCGGCCGGTGCAGCAGTTCGCCTACAGCCGTGGCAAGAACGCCTCGGACATGGCGATGGTGATCGACGCGATGGACCTGCTGTACGCGCGCAACCTCGACGGGTTCGCGATCGTCTCCAGCGATGCCGACTTCACCCCGCTGGTGATGCGGCTGCTGACCGACGGGGTGAAGGTCTACGGCTTCGGCGAGAAGAAGACGCCGGACCCGTTCGTCAACGCCTGCTCGGTGTTCACCTACGTCGAGGCGCTGGGCCAGCAGGACAGTGGCGCGGCCACCGCCACCCAGCAGCCGCGCACCGCGGCCGAGCTGCGCGGCGACGCACGGCTGTTGCAGATGTTGCGGGGCGCAGTCGAGTTCGCCAGCGGCGAGGACGGCTGGGCCCACCTGGGCGCGGTGGGCCAGCAGATCGGCAACCAGGCCTCGTTCGACTCGCGCAATTACGGCTACCGCAAGCTCAGCGACCTGATCGAGGCATCGGACCTGTTCGAGGTGCGTCGCGACGAGCAGAGTGTCTGGGTGCGGGACAAGCCGAAGGCACGCAAGGCGGCGCAGCGTCCGCGCAAGACCGCCAAGCCGGCACCCCCTGCCACTCAGTAG
- the uvrD gene encoding DNA helicase II, which translates to MDVSHLLDALNPAQREAVSAPPGHYLVLAGAGSGKTRVLTHRIAWLHEVFGVPTHGILAVTFTNKAAAEMRQRVDAQLGGGTRGMWIGTFHGLAHRLLRLHWQEARLPEGFQVLDSDDQLRLVKRVVQALELDDSRFPPRQIAWWINAQKDEGRRPEHLQPDANDQWADVMRRCYAAYQERCDRAGLVDFAELLLRAHELLRDNPALLAHYRHRFGEILVDEFQDTNAIQYGFVRLLAGDGGKVFVVGDDDQSIYGWRGAKVENVQRFLKDFPGAQTIKLEQNYRSSANILDAANAVIAHNPERLGKKLWTDSGSGEPVDLYAAYNEIDEARFVVERLRQWVRDGGSHGEVAILYRSNAQSRAFEEALLSEQVPYRVYGGQRFFERAEIKDTLAYLRLVANRADDAAFERAVNTPTRGIGERTLDEVRRRARADGAPLMVAARWLASEPVLAARARNALAGFIALIDGLEADVAEMPLPEKIDHVLARSGLREHYARESKGQLDSRTENLDELVSVASRFTRNDEEDAAAMPELVAFLSYASLEAGEGQAQAGEDGVQLMTLHSAKGLEFPLVFLAGLEEGLFPNAKSIEESGRLEEERRLAYVGITRAREKLVLSYAEARRIHGQEMYGIPSRFLREIPPALLHEVRPKVQVSRPMGGAAPRRNFGHAAIEAPALPLGANVRHATFGTGVVTDFEGSGAHARVQVNFDEAGSKWLVLAYANLQPG; encoded by the coding sequence ATGGATGTTTCCCACCTGCTCGACGCGCTGAACCCGGCGCAGCGCGAGGCCGTTTCCGCGCCTCCAGGCCACTACCTGGTGCTCGCCGGCGCCGGCTCCGGCAAGACCCGGGTGCTGACCCATCGGATCGCCTGGCTGCACGAAGTGTTCGGGGTGCCGACCCACGGCATCCTCGCGGTCACCTTCACCAACAAGGCCGCGGCCGAGATGCGCCAGCGTGTCGACGCCCAGCTCGGCGGCGGTACCCGCGGCATGTGGATCGGCACCTTCCACGGACTGGCCCACCGGCTGCTGCGGCTGCACTGGCAGGAGGCCAGGCTGCCGGAAGGCTTCCAGGTGCTCGACTCGGACGACCAGCTGCGGTTGGTCAAGCGCGTCGTGCAGGCACTGGAACTGGACGACAGCCGTTTCCCGCCACGCCAGATCGCGTGGTGGATCAATGCGCAGAAGGACGAGGGCCGTCGGCCGGAGCACCTGCAGCCCGATGCGAACGACCAGTGGGCCGATGTCATGCGCCGCTGCTACGCCGCCTACCAGGAGCGTTGCGACCGCGCCGGCCTGGTCGACTTCGCCGAGTTGCTGCTGCGCGCGCACGAGTTGCTGCGCGACAACCCGGCGCTGCTGGCGCATTACCGGCATCGGTTCGGAGAGATCCTGGTCGACGAGTTCCAGGACACCAACGCGATCCAGTACGGGTTCGTGCGCCTGCTCGCGGGTGACGGCGGCAAGGTGTTCGTGGTCGGCGACGACGACCAGTCGATCTACGGCTGGCGCGGGGCCAAGGTCGAGAACGTGCAGCGTTTCCTGAAGGATTTTCCGGGGGCGCAAACGATCAAGCTCGAGCAGAACTACCGCTCCAGCGCCAACATCCTCGATGCCGCCAACGCGGTCATCGCGCACAACCCCGAGCGCCTGGGCAAGAAGCTGTGGACCGACAGCGGCAGCGGGGAGCCGGTCGACCTGTACGCGGCCTACAACGAGATCGACGAGGCGCGCTTCGTGGTCGAGCGCCTGCGCCAGTGGGTGCGCGACGGCGGCAGCCACGGCGAGGTCGCGATCCTCTATCGCAGCAATGCCCAATCGCGTGCGTTCGAAGAGGCATTGCTCTCCGAACAGGTGCCCTATCGCGTCTACGGCGGCCAGCGCTTCTTCGAGCGCGCCGAGATCAAGGACACTCTGGCCTACCTGCGGCTGGTCGCCAACCGCGCCGACGATGCCGCGTTCGAGCGCGCGGTCAACACGCCGACGCGCGGCATCGGCGAACGCACGCTGGACGAGGTGCGTCGTCGCGCCCGCGCGGACGGCGCGCCGCTGATGGTCGCCGCCCGCTGGCTGGCCTCCGAGCCGGTGCTGGCGGCGCGCGCGCGCAATGCGCTGGCCGGTTTCATTGCCTTGATCGATGGCCTGGAGGCCGACGTCGCCGAGATGCCGCTGCCGGAGAAGATCGACCACGTGCTGGCGCGATCAGGGCTTCGCGAGCATTACGCGCGCGAGTCCAAGGGACAGCTCGACTCACGTACCGAGAACCTGGACGAACTGGTGTCGGTCGCGTCGCGCTTCACCCGCAATGACGAGGAGGACGCGGCAGCAATGCCCGAGCTGGTTGCGTTCCTCAGCTACGCCTCGCTCGAGGCCGGCGAGGGCCAGGCCCAGGCCGGTGAGGACGGCGTGCAGCTGATGACGCTGCACAGCGCCAAGGGGCTGGAGTTCCCGCTGGTGTTCCTGGCCGGACTGGAGGAGGGCCTGTTCCCGAACGCCAAGTCGATCGAGGAATCGGGCCGGCTCGAGGAGGAGCGTCGCCTGGCGTATGTGGGCATCACCCGCGCCCGCGAGAAGCTGGTACTCAGCTACGCCGAGGCGCGCCGCATCCACGGGCAGGAGATGTACGGCATTCCCTCACGCTTCCTGCGCGAGATCCCGCCGGCACTGCTGCACGAAGTGCGGCCAAAAGTGCAGGTGTCGCGGCCGATGGGCGGTGCCGCGCCGCGCCGCAACTTCGGACATGCAGCGATCGAAGCGCCAGCGCTGCCACTGGGGGCCAATGTGCGCCACGCGACGTTCGGGACCGGCGTGGTCACCGACTTCGAAGGCAGCGGCGCGCATGCGCGGGTGCAGGTCAACTTCGACGAGGCCGGCAGCAAGTGGCTGGTGCTCGCCTACGCCAACCTGCAGCCGGGGTAA